Proteins from a genomic interval of Harpia harpyja isolate bHarHar1 chromosome 9, bHarHar1 primary haplotype, whole genome shotgun sequence:
- the RIPOR1 gene encoding rho family-interacting cell polarization regulator 1 isoform X7, whose protein sequence is MSLSVRPQRRVLVTKINRSQSFAGVNSTADRPFRNLSPFTPTVSRKTGSRVSRMFSMSHKSPPPKVPQPNRLDEVYEALKKGLTAYLEVHQMELEKLSTQIRESKRNSRLGFLYDLDKQVKSIERFLRRLEFHASKIDELYEAYCIQRRLRDGAHNMVKAYSTGSPGSREARESLAEASKGYKEYTENMCLLENELESQLGEFHIRMKGNTSCSIPGLLPACLLPADAPLPSLAGLAGFARLCAGDQYEIFMKYGRQRWKLRGRIEVNSKQVWDSEEMVFLPLVTEFLSIKVTELKSLANHVVVGNVSCETKDLFAALPQVVAVDINDLGTLKLSLEVTWNPFDKDDQPSAASTVNKASTVNKRFSTYNQSPPDTPSLREQAFYSPGRAANKHGWSLLDIFRETLFEKLSQSCSCGDVSSAELGRWPQQGRNMLRRQEELENGTAWSISSESSDDSSSPQLSGSARHAAHKPVVQPEVQASAPAIEISFSQQPEEARAGPGAGGVGVPPAGSQPEEPGSCKKVTVANGHMPYSRTLSHISEASVDATMEAKAVESPWEPAPSPEEDAGTGEQDVDPLPGASVAAAMAGQDRGAEAKPRASVAWAVTCEAEAGGAEPTQSRVPAQGGCGTGDPTVLAQASVEERPVPAPPLPADIPEVPRGKAVDSGLEEAIGLLGSALDDYRGQFPELQPLERELKRLEEMLLQKQGIFLSRASSISLTVEHALESFSFLNTSDMEDSEGSEEEPLQDERRAGRPRRSSRATSAGETGADDTGMCSGSEASTDPMTTGNEFLDKALVLHLNNCNRLLLKLGTFGPLRCREMYALDRLMQEAQVLEIVCQLTEERAGAASSAAEVVQFSTRKEGVLPLWDRCVEVPNVYTCPAERFLQVLSAQYAAPISERHPGLADAVCVKLVEDVMNRRLPRRPGSAQGEEITIFQYWSHFESLSTLVLDIYMMELAEEALLAQNLNSDDQDVVLRALKRVPEGRLKKEGLKALSLLLVEGNSKVVSAVSAQLRSLAENPRFRQRALVCYLEQLEDEEVQTRVAGCAALGCLKAKESIEQLVYLCQTDKEPVREAAKQSLMLCGEDGKSAHRRLEETLDSLPRIFAPASMASTAF, encoded by the exons ATGTCACTGTCTGTGCGCCCGCAGCGCCGAGTCCTCGTCACCAAGATCAATAGGAGCCAGTCCTTTGCAGGAGTGAACTCGACGGCCGACCGGCCCTTCAG GAACCTCTCGCCCTTCACCCCCACCGTCTCCCGCAAGACTGGCTCCAGGGTCAGTAGGATGTTCTCAATGTCCCACAAATCCCCACCACCCAAGGTGCCTCAGCCCAACCGCCTGGACGAGGTGTACGAAGCTCTCAAGAAGGGCCTGAC AGCCTACCTGGAGGTGCACCAGATGGAACTGGAGAAGCTCAGCACCCAGATCCGCGAGTCCAAGAGGAATTCACGCCTG gGCTTTCTCTACGATCTGGATAAG CAAGTGAAGTCAATTGAGCGCTTCCTGCGTCGCCTGGAGTTTCATGCTAGCAAG ATAGATGAGCTCTACGAGGCTTATTGCATCCAGCGGCGGCTCCGTGATGGAGCCCACAACATGGTCAAGGCTTATAGCACGGGCTCGCCGGGCAGCCGGGAGGCACGCGAGAGCCTGGCTGAGGCCAGCAAGGGCTACAAGGAGTACACGGAG aACATGTGTTTGTTGGAGAACGAGCTGGAGAGCCAGCTGGGCGAGTTCCACATCCGGATGAAAGGTAACACatcctgctccatccctggcttgctgcctgcctgcctgctgcctgctgatGCCCCTCTGCCTTCTCTTGCAGGACTGGCAGGCTTTGCCCGGCTTTGTGCTGGTGACCAGTATGAG ATCTTCATGAAGTATGGACGGCAGCGGTGGAAGCTGCGGGGGCGCATTGAGGTGAACAGCAAGCAGGTGTGGGACAGCGAGGAAATGGTTTTCTTGCCCCTCGTCACTGAGTTCCTCTCCATCAAG gTGACGGAGCTAAAGAGCCTGGCCAACCATGTTGTGGTGGGCAACGTGTCCTGTGAGACCAAGGACCTCTTTGCGGCTCTACCCCAGGTAGTGGCTGTGGATATCAATGACTTGGGCACCCTCAAACTCAGCCTGGAGGTGACCTGGAA cCCCTTCGACAAGGATGACCAGCCCTCAGCAGCCAGCACTGTCAACAAGGCTTCCACAGTGAACAAGAGGTTCTCCACCTACAACCAGAGCCCACCTGACACGCCGTCCCTGCGGGAACAGGCTTTCTAC agcccggggcgggcggccaACAAGCATGGTTGGTCCTTGCTGGACATCTTTCGGGAGACACTCTTCGAGAAGCTATCTCAAAGCTGCTCCTGCGGCGACGTCTCCTCGGCCGAGCTCGGGAGATGGCCGCAGCAGGGCCGC aacATGCTGCGGcgccaggaggagctggagaacGGCACGGCCTGGTCCATCTCCTCCGAGTCCTCGGACGACTCCTCCAGTCCCCAGCTGTCTGGCAGCGCCCGCCATGCTGCGCACAAGCCTGTCGTGCAGCCCGAGGTGCAGGCCTCCGCCCCCGCCATCGAGATCTCCTTCTCCCAGCAGCCGGAGGAGGCCAGGGCTgggcccggggctggcggcgttGGCGTCCCCCCTGCCGGCAGCCAGCCGGAGGAGCCGGGCAGCTGTAAGAAGGTGACGGTGGCCAACGGGCACATGCCCTACTCCCGGACTCTGAGCCACATCAGCGAGGCCAGTGTGGATGCCACGATGGAGGCCAAGGCTGTGGAGAGCCCCTGGGAGCCTGCGCCCAGCCCGGAGGAGGACGCAGGGACCGGGGAGCAGGACGTGGACCCCCTCCCCGGCGCCTCGGTGGCAGCCGCCATGGCAGGGCAGGACAGGGGTGCTGAGGCCAAGCCCCGCGCCTCTGTGGCGTGGGCCGTCACCTGTGAGGCGGAGGCTGGTGGGGCCGAGCCAACGCAGAGCCGGGTGCCAGCACAGGGCGGCTGCGGCACTGGGGACCCCACAGTGCTGGCACAAGCCTCCGTGGAGGAGAGGCccgtccccgccccgccgctgcctgcTGACATCCCCGAGGTGCCGCGGGGGAAGGCAGTGGATTCGGGTCTGGAGGAGGCCATTGGCCTCCTGGGCTCAGCCCTGGATGACTACCGGGGGCAGTTCCCAGAGCTGCAGCCCCTTGAACGGGAGCTCAAGCGcctggaggagatgctgctg cagaagcagggcaTCTTCCTCAGCCGGGCCTCCAGCATCAGCCTGACAGTGGAGCATGCGCTGGAGAGCTTCAGCTTCCTCAACACCTCCGACATGGAGGACTCGGAGGGCTCCGAGGAGGAGCCTCTCCAAGACGAAAG GAGGGCTGGAAGACCCCGGCGCAGCAGCAGGGCCACCAGCGCTGGCGAGACGGGGGCAGACGACACCGGCATGTGCAGCGGCTCTGAGGCCAGCACCGACCCCATGACCACCGGCAACGAGTTCCTGGATAAGGCCCTGGTGCTTCACCTCAACAACTGCAACCGCCTGCTGCTG AAGCTGGGCACCTTCGGTCCCCTGCGATGCCGGGAGATGTATGCGCTGGACAGGCTGATGCAGGAGGCACAGGTGCTGGAGATCGTGTGCCAGCTGACGGAGGAGCGAGCGggagcagccagctctgctgctgaag TGGTGCAGTTCTCGACACGGAAGGAGGGCGTGCTGCCCCTTTGGGACCGCTGCGTGGAGGTGCCCAATGTCTACACCTGTCCCGCGGAGCGGTTCCTGCAGGTGCTCAGCGCCCAGTATGCAGCACCCATCAGCGAGCGGCACCCTGGCCTGGCTGATGCCG TGTGTGTGAAGCTGGTGGAGGATGTGATGAATCGGCGGCTGCCCCGGCGGCCTGGCAGTGCCCAGGGCGAGGAGATCACCATCTTCCAGTACTGGAGCCATTTTGAGTCGCTCAGCACCCTGGTACTCGACATCTACATGATGGAGCTGGCAGAGGAAG cactgctggcGCAGAACCTCAACTCAGATGACCAGGATGTGGTGCTGCGTGCCCTGAAGCGCGTGCCCGAGGGCCGCCTGAAGAAGGAGGGACTGAAGGCCCTGAGCCTGCTCCTCGTTGAGGGCAACAGCAAGGTGGTGAGCGCCGTGTCGGCCCAGCTCCGCAGCCTGGCGGAAAACCCCCGCTTCCGCCAACGG GCCCTCGTGTGCTacctggagcagctggaggatgAGGAGGTGCAGACGCGTGTGGCAGGGTGTGCGGCGCTGGGCTGCCTGAAG GCCAAGGAGAGCATTGAGCAGCTGGTTTACCTGTGCCAAACCGACAAGGAGCCTGTGCGGGAGGCAGCCAAGCAGAGCCTGATGCTGTGCG GGGAAGATGGTAAATCAGCTCACCGGCGGCTGGAGGAGACCCTGGACAGCCTCCCAAGGATCTTTGCACCAGCCAGCATGGCCAGTACAGCTTTCTGA
- the RIPOR1 gene encoding rho family-interacting cell polarization regulator 1 isoform X4: MALAHPRSCECLAPAWHVGGRPSRSHSTMSLSVRPQRRVLVTKINRSQSFAGVNSTADRPFRNLSPFTPTVSRKTGSRVSRMFSMSHKSPPPKVPQPNRLDEVYEALKKGLTAYLEVHQMELEKLSTQIRESKRNSRLGFLYDLDKQVKSIERFLRRLEFHASKIDELYEAYCIQRRLRDGAHNMVKAYSTGSPGSREARESLAEASKGYKEYTENMCLLENELESQLGEFHIRMKGNTSCSIPGLLPACLLPADAPLPSLAGLAGFARLCAGDQYEIFMKYGRQRWKLRGRIEVNSKQVWDSEEMVFLPLVTEFLSIKVTELKSLANHVVVGNVSCETKDLFAALPQVVAVDINDLGTLKLSLEVTWNPFDKDDQPSAASTVNKASTVNKRFSTYNQSPPDTPSLREQAFYSPGRAANKHGWSLLDIFRETLFEKLSQSCSCGDVSSAELGRWPQQGRNMLRRQEELENGTAWSISSESSDDSSSPQLSGSARHAAHKPVVQPEVQASAPAIEISFSQQPEEARAGPGAGGVGVPPAGSQPEEPGSCKKVTVANGHMPYSRTLSHISEASVDATMEAKAVESPWEPAPSPEEDAGTGEQDVDPLPGASVAAAMAGQDRGAEAKPRASVAWAVTCEAEAGGAEPTQSRVPAQGGCGTGDPTVLAQASVEERPVPAPPLPADIPEVPRGKAVDSGLEEAIGLLGSALDDYRGQFPELQPLERELKRLEEMLLQKQGIFLSRASSISLTVEHALESFSFLNTSDMEDSEGSEEEPLQDERRAGRPRRSSRATSAGETGADDTGMCSGSEASTDPMTTGNEFLDKALVLHLNNCNRLLLKLGTFGPLRCREMYALDRLMQEAQVLEIVCQLTEERAGAASSAAEVVQFSTRKEGVLPLWDRCVEVPNVYTCPAERFLQVLSAQYAAPISERHPGLADAVCVKLVEDVMNRRLPRRPGSAQGEEITIFQYWSHFESLSTLVLDIYMMELAEEALLAQNLNSDDQDVVLRALKRVPEGRLKKEGLKALSLLLVEGNSKVVSAVSAQLRSLAENPRFRQRALVCYLEQLEDEEVQTRVAGCAALGCLKAKESIEQLVYLCQTDKEPVREAAKQSLMLCGEDGKSAHRRLEETLDSLPRIFAPASMASTAF, encoded by the exons GGAGGCCCTCCAGGTCACACTCAACGATGTCACTGTCTGTGCGCCCGCAGCGCCGAGTCCTCGTCACCAAGATCAATAGGAGCCAGTCCTTTGCAGGAGTGAACTCGACGGCCGACCGGCCCTTCAG GAACCTCTCGCCCTTCACCCCCACCGTCTCCCGCAAGACTGGCTCCAGGGTCAGTAGGATGTTCTCAATGTCCCACAAATCCCCACCACCCAAGGTGCCTCAGCCCAACCGCCTGGACGAGGTGTACGAAGCTCTCAAGAAGGGCCTGAC AGCCTACCTGGAGGTGCACCAGATGGAACTGGAGAAGCTCAGCACCCAGATCCGCGAGTCCAAGAGGAATTCACGCCTG gGCTTTCTCTACGATCTGGATAAG CAAGTGAAGTCAATTGAGCGCTTCCTGCGTCGCCTGGAGTTTCATGCTAGCAAG ATAGATGAGCTCTACGAGGCTTATTGCATCCAGCGGCGGCTCCGTGATGGAGCCCACAACATGGTCAAGGCTTATAGCACGGGCTCGCCGGGCAGCCGGGAGGCACGCGAGAGCCTGGCTGAGGCCAGCAAGGGCTACAAGGAGTACACGGAG aACATGTGTTTGTTGGAGAACGAGCTGGAGAGCCAGCTGGGCGAGTTCCACATCCGGATGAAAGGTAACACatcctgctccatccctggcttgctgcctgcctgcctgctgcctgctgatGCCCCTCTGCCTTCTCTTGCAGGACTGGCAGGCTTTGCCCGGCTTTGTGCTGGTGACCAGTATGAG ATCTTCATGAAGTATGGACGGCAGCGGTGGAAGCTGCGGGGGCGCATTGAGGTGAACAGCAAGCAGGTGTGGGACAGCGAGGAAATGGTTTTCTTGCCCCTCGTCACTGAGTTCCTCTCCATCAAG gTGACGGAGCTAAAGAGCCTGGCCAACCATGTTGTGGTGGGCAACGTGTCCTGTGAGACCAAGGACCTCTTTGCGGCTCTACCCCAGGTAGTGGCTGTGGATATCAATGACTTGGGCACCCTCAAACTCAGCCTGGAGGTGACCTGGAA cCCCTTCGACAAGGATGACCAGCCCTCAGCAGCCAGCACTGTCAACAAGGCTTCCACAGTGAACAAGAGGTTCTCCACCTACAACCAGAGCCCACCTGACACGCCGTCCCTGCGGGAACAGGCTTTCTAC agcccggggcgggcggccaACAAGCATGGTTGGTCCTTGCTGGACATCTTTCGGGAGACACTCTTCGAGAAGCTATCTCAAAGCTGCTCCTGCGGCGACGTCTCCTCGGCCGAGCTCGGGAGATGGCCGCAGCAGGGCCGC aacATGCTGCGGcgccaggaggagctggagaacGGCACGGCCTGGTCCATCTCCTCCGAGTCCTCGGACGACTCCTCCAGTCCCCAGCTGTCTGGCAGCGCCCGCCATGCTGCGCACAAGCCTGTCGTGCAGCCCGAGGTGCAGGCCTCCGCCCCCGCCATCGAGATCTCCTTCTCCCAGCAGCCGGAGGAGGCCAGGGCTgggcccggggctggcggcgttGGCGTCCCCCCTGCCGGCAGCCAGCCGGAGGAGCCGGGCAGCTGTAAGAAGGTGACGGTGGCCAACGGGCACATGCCCTACTCCCGGACTCTGAGCCACATCAGCGAGGCCAGTGTGGATGCCACGATGGAGGCCAAGGCTGTGGAGAGCCCCTGGGAGCCTGCGCCCAGCCCGGAGGAGGACGCAGGGACCGGGGAGCAGGACGTGGACCCCCTCCCCGGCGCCTCGGTGGCAGCCGCCATGGCAGGGCAGGACAGGGGTGCTGAGGCCAAGCCCCGCGCCTCTGTGGCGTGGGCCGTCACCTGTGAGGCGGAGGCTGGTGGGGCCGAGCCAACGCAGAGCCGGGTGCCAGCACAGGGCGGCTGCGGCACTGGGGACCCCACAGTGCTGGCACAAGCCTCCGTGGAGGAGAGGCccgtccccgccccgccgctgcctgcTGACATCCCCGAGGTGCCGCGGGGGAAGGCAGTGGATTCGGGTCTGGAGGAGGCCATTGGCCTCCTGGGCTCAGCCCTGGATGACTACCGGGGGCAGTTCCCAGAGCTGCAGCCCCTTGAACGGGAGCTCAAGCGcctggaggagatgctgctg cagaagcagggcaTCTTCCTCAGCCGGGCCTCCAGCATCAGCCTGACAGTGGAGCATGCGCTGGAGAGCTTCAGCTTCCTCAACACCTCCGACATGGAGGACTCGGAGGGCTCCGAGGAGGAGCCTCTCCAAGACGAAAG GAGGGCTGGAAGACCCCGGCGCAGCAGCAGGGCCACCAGCGCTGGCGAGACGGGGGCAGACGACACCGGCATGTGCAGCGGCTCTGAGGCCAGCACCGACCCCATGACCACCGGCAACGAGTTCCTGGATAAGGCCCTGGTGCTTCACCTCAACAACTGCAACCGCCTGCTGCTG AAGCTGGGCACCTTCGGTCCCCTGCGATGCCGGGAGATGTATGCGCTGGACAGGCTGATGCAGGAGGCACAGGTGCTGGAGATCGTGTGCCAGCTGACGGAGGAGCGAGCGggagcagccagctctgctgctgaag TGGTGCAGTTCTCGACACGGAAGGAGGGCGTGCTGCCCCTTTGGGACCGCTGCGTGGAGGTGCCCAATGTCTACACCTGTCCCGCGGAGCGGTTCCTGCAGGTGCTCAGCGCCCAGTATGCAGCACCCATCAGCGAGCGGCACCCTGGCCTGGCTGATGCCG TGTGTGTGAAGCTGGTGGAGGATGTGATGAATCGGCGGCTGCCCCGGCGGCCTGGCAGTGCCCAGGGCGAGGAGATCACCATCTTCCAGTACTGGAGCCATTTTGAGTCGCTCAGCACCCTGGTACTCGACATCTACATGATGGAGCTGGCAGAGGAAG cactgctggcGCAGAACCTCAACTCAGATGACCAGGATGTGGTGCTGCGTGCCCTGAAGCGCGTGCCCGAGGGCCGCCTGAAGAAGGAGGGACTGAAGGCCCTGAGCCTGCTCCTCGTTGAGGGCAACAGCAAGGTGGTGAGCGCCGTGTCGGCCCAGCTCCGCAGCCTGGCGGAAAACCCCCGCTTCCGCCAACGG GCCCTCGTGTGCTacctggagcagctggaggatgAGGAGGTGCAGACGCGTGTGGCAGGGTGTGCGGCGCTGGGCTGCCTGAAG GCCAAGGAGAGCATTGAGCAGCTGGTTTACCTGTGCCAAACCGACAAGGAGCCTGTGCGGGAGGCAGCCAAGCAGAGCCTGATGCTGTGCG GGGAAGATGGTAAATCAGCTCACCGGCGGCTGGAGGAGACCCTGGACAGCCTCCCAAGGATCTTTGCACCAGCCAGCATGGCCAGTACAGCTTTCTGA
- the RIPOR1 gene encoding rho family-interacting cell polarization regulator 1 isoform X9: MFSMSHKSPPPKVPQPNRLDEVYEALKKGLTAYLEVHQMELEKLSTQIRESKRNSRLGFLYDLDKQVKSIERFLRRLEFHASKIDELYEAYCIQRRLRDGAHNMVKAYSTGSPGSREARESLAEASKGYKEYTENMCLLENELESQLGEFHIRMKGNTSCSIPGLLPACLLPADAPLPSLAGLAGFARLCAGDQYEIFMKYGRQRWKLRGRIEVNSKQVWDSEEMVFLPLVTEFLSIKVTELKSLANHVVVGNVSCETKDLFAALPQVVAVDINDLGTLKLSLEVTWNPFDKDDQPSAASTVNKASTVNKRFSTYNQSPPDTPSLREQAFYSPGRAANKHGWSLLDIFRETLFEKLSQSCSCGDVSSAELGRWPQQGRNMLRRQEELENGTAWSISSESSDDSSSPQLSGSARHAAHKPVVQPEVQASAPAIEISFSQQPEEARAGPGAGGVGVPPAGSQPEEPGSCKKVTVANGHMPYSRTLSHISEASVDATMEAKAVESPWEPAPSPEEDAGTGEQDVDPLPGASVAAAMAGQDRGAEAKPRASVAWAVTCEAEAGGAEPTQSRVPAQGGCGTGDPTVLAQASVEERPVPAPPLPADIPEVPRGKAVDSGLEEAIGLLGSALDDYRGQFPELQPLERELKRLEEMLLQKQGIFLSRASSISLTVEHALESFSFLNTSDMEDSEGSEEEPLQDERRAGRPRRSSRATSAGETGADDTGMCSGSEASTDPMTTGNEFLDKALVLHLNNCNRLLLKLGTFGPLRCREMYALDRLMQEAQVLEIVCQLTEERAGAASSAAEVVQFSTRKEGVLPLWDRCVEVPNVYTCPAERFLQVLSAQYAAPISERHPGLADAVCVKLVEDVMNRRLPRRPGSAQGEEITIFQYWSHFESLSTLVLDIYMMELAEEALLAQNLNSDDQDVVLRALKRVPEGRLKKEGLKALSLLLVEGNSKVVSAVSAQLRSLAENPRFRQRALVCYLEQLEDEEVQTRVAGCAALGCLKAKESIEQLVYLCQTDKEPVREAAKQSLMLCGEDGKSAHRRLEETLDSLPRIFAPASMASTAF; the protein is encoded by the exons ATGTTCTCAATGTCCCACAAATCCCCACCACCCAAGGTGCCTCAGCCCAACCGCCTGGACGAGGTGTACGAAGCTCTCAAGAAGGGCCTGAC AGCCTACCTGGAGGTGCACCAGATGGAACTGGAGAAGCTCAGCACCCAGATCCGCGAGTCCAAGAGGAATTCACGCCTG gGCTTTCTCTACGATCTGGATAAG CAAGTGAAGTCAATTGAGCGCTTCCTGCGTCGCCTGGAGTTTCATGCTAGCAAG ATAGATGAGCTCTACGAGGCTTATTGCATCCAGCGGCGGCTCCGTGATGGAGCCCACAACATGGTCAAGGCTTATAGCACGGGCTCGCCGGGCAGCCGGGAGGCACGCGAGAGCCTGGCTGAGGCCAGCAAGGGCTACAAGGAGTACACGGAG aACATGTGTTTGTTGGAGAACGAGCTGGAGAGCCAGCTGGGCGAGTTCCACATCCGGATGAAAGGTAACACatcctgctccatccctggcttgctgcctgcctgcctgctgcctgctgatGCCCCTCTGCCTTCTCTTGCAGGACTGGCAGGCTTTGCCCGGCTTTGTGCTGGTGACCAGTATGAG ATCTTCATGAAGTATGGACGGCAGCGGTGGAAGCTGCGGGGGCGCATTGAGGTGAACAGCAAGCAGGTGTGGGACAGCGAGGAAATGGTTTTCTTGCCCCTCGTCACTGAGTTCCTCTCCATCAAG gTGACGGAGCTAAAGAGCCTGGCCAACCATGTTGTGGTGGGCAACGTGTCCTGTGAGACCAAGGACCTCTTTGCGGCTCTACCCCAGGTAGTGGCTGTGGATATCAATGACTTGGGCACCCTCAAACTCAGCCTGGAGGTGACCTGGAA cCCCTTCGACAAGGATGACCAGCCCTCAGCAGCCAGCACTGTCAACAAGGCTTCCACAGTGAACAAGAGGTTCTCCACCTACAACCAGAGCCCACCTGACACGCCGTCCCTGCGGGAACAGGCTTTCTAC agcccggggcgggcggccaACAAGCATGGTTGGTCCTTGCTGGACATCTTTCGGGAGACACTCTTCGAGAAGCTATCTCAAAGCTGCTCCTGCGGCGACGTCTCCTCGGCCGAGCTCGGGAGATGGCCGCAGCAGGGCCGC aacATGCTGCGGcgccaggaggagctggagaacGGCACGGCCTGGTCCATCTCCTCCGAGTCCTCGGACGACTCCTCCAGTCCCCAGCTGTCTGGCAGCGCCCGCCATGCTGCGCACAAGCCTGTCGTGCAGCCCGAGGTGCAGGCCTCCGCCCCCGCCATCGAGATCTCCTTCTCCCAGCAGCCGGAGGAGGCCAGGGCTgggcccggggctggcggcgttGGCGTCCCCCCTGCCGGCAGCCAGCCGGAGGAGCCGGGCAGCTGTAAGAAGGTGACGGTGGCCAACGGGCACATGCCCTACTCCCGGACTCTGAGCCACATCAGCGAGGCCAGTGTGGATGCCACGATGGAGGCCAAGGCTGTGGAGAGCCCCTGGGAGCCTGCGCCCAGCCCGGAGGAGGACGCAGGGACCGGGGAGCAGGACGTGGACCCCCTCCCCGGCGCCTCGGTGGCAGCCGCCATGGCAGGGCAGGACAGGGGTGCTGAGGCCAAGCCCCGCGCCTCTGTGGCGTGGGCCGTCACCTGTGAGGCGGAGGCTGGTGGGGCCGAGCCAACGCAGAGCCGGGTGCCAGCACAGGGCGGCTGCGGCACTGGGGACCCCACAGTGCTGGCACAAGCCTCCGTGGAGGAGAGGCccgtccccgccccgccgctgcctgcTGACATCCCCGAGGTGCCGCGGGGGAAGGCAGTGGATTCGGGTCTGGAGGAGGCCATTGGCCTCCTGGGCTCAGCCCTGGATGACTACCGGGGGCAGTTCCCAGAGCTGCAGCCCCTTGAACGGGAGCTCAAGCGcctggaggagatgctgctg cagaagcagggcaTCTTCCTCAGCCGGGCCTCCAGCATCAGCCTGACAGTGGAGCATGCGCTGGAGAGCTTCAGCTTCCTCAACACCTCCGACATGGAGGACTCGGAGGGCTCCGAGGAGGAGCCTCTCCAAGACGAAAG GAGGGCTGGAAGACCCCGGCGCAGCAGCAGGGCCACCAGCGCTGGCGAGACGGGGGCAGACGACACCGGCATGTGCAGCGGCTCTGAGGCCAGCACCGACCCCATGACCACCGGCAACGAGTTCCTGGATAAGGCCCTGGTGCTTCACCTCAACAACTGCAACCGCCTGCTGCTG AAGCTGGGCACCTTCGGTCCCCTGCGATGCCGGGAGATGTATGCGCTGGACAGGCTGATGCAGGAGGCACAGGTGCTGGAGATCGTGTGCCAGCTGACGGAGGAGCGAGCGggagcagccagctctgctgctgaag TGGTGCAGTTCTCGACACGGAAGGAGGGCGTGCTGCCCCTTTGGGACCGCTGCGTGGAGGTGCCCAATGTCTACACCTGTCCCGCGGAGCGGTTCCTGCAGGTGCTCAGCGCCCAGTATGCAGCACCCATCAGCGAGCGGCACCCTGGCCTGGCTGATGCCG TGTGTGTGAAGCTGGTGGAGGATGTGATGAATCGGCGGCTGCCCCGGCGGCCTGGCAGTGCCCAGGGCGAGGAGATCACCATCTTCCAGTACTGGAGCCATTTTGAGTCGCTCAGCACCCTGGTACTCGACATCTACATGATGGAGCTGGCAGAGGAAG cactgctggcGCAGAACCTCAACTCAGATGACCAGGATGTGGTGCTGCGTGCCCTGAAGCGCGTGCCCGAGGGCCGCCTGAAGAAGGAGGGACTGAAGGCCCTGAGCCTGCTCCTCGTTGAGGGCAACAGCAAGGTGGTGAGCGCCGTGTCGGCCCAGCTCCGCAGCCTGGCGGAAAACCCCCGCTTCCGCCAACGG GCCCTCGTGTGCTacctggagcagctggaggatgAGGAGGTGCAGACGCGTGTGGCAGGGTGTGCGGCGCTGGGCTGCCTGAAG GCCAAGGAGAGCATTGAGCAGCTGGTTTACCTGTGCCAAACCGACAAGGAGCCTGTGCGGGAGGCAGCCAAGCAGAGCCTGATGCTGTGCG GGGAAGATGGTAAATCAGCTCACCGGCGGCTGGAGGAGACCCTGGACAGCCTCCCAAGGATCTTTGCACCAGCCAGCATGGCCAGTACAGCTTTCTGA